Proteins encoded within one genomic window of Canis lupus familiaris isolate Mischka breed German Shepherd chromosome 12, alternate assembly UU_Cfam_GSD_1.0, whole genome shotgun sequence:
- the LOC119876854 gene encoding fibril-forming collagen alpha chain-like produces MRTGWSCSQTRTFRRILGGARRVPGSAHPHPVVIQQVADGAAQGPEGTTPSPSGSTSSRSPGRPVSQAGLLAHPRGPGGTLAPRILAFPGDCGQPGGSRTAPAEPGRTPRGDAGHGHVQAAPGVQDQRCEPHITDTHGPCSVRHRAREGPRASASVQGLPRAARGQADAGGWTEGCTDGHGDDDRWSLEPGRSRVQEFGEARRRGRYPRCPRELLSKRSKTRLKIFVPPQDADQTVSAVASCFRSRGH; encoded by the exons ATGCGCACTGGCTGGAGCTGCTCACAAACACGCACGTTTCGGCGGATCCTGGGAGGAGCGCGCCGTGTGCCCGGCTCGGCTCACCCCCATCCTGTCGTGATTCAGCAAGTTGCTGACGGAGCCGCACAGGGCCCG GAGGGAACCACACCATCTCCGTCCGGGAGCACGTCTTCAAGGTCCCCGGGTCGTCCAGTGTCGCAGGCTGGACTCCTAGCCCATCCCCGCGGGCCTGGCGGGACGCTCGCCCCGAGGATCCTGGCGTTTCCAGGAGACTGTGGACAGCCAGGTGGTTCCCGCACTGCCCCCGCAGAGCCTGGTCGGACCCCGCGGGGGGACGCAGGTCACGGGCATGTGCAGGCCGCCCCAGGGGTTCAGGACCAGCGCTGTGAGCCCCACATCACAGACACGCATGGTCCCTGCTCGGTGAGACACCGCGCTCGGGAGGGGCCTCGCGCCTCCGCGTCTGTGCAAGGACTGCCCAGAGCAGCTCGGGGTCAGGCGGACGCTGGTGGGTGGACAGAGGGATGCACAGACGGACACGGAGACGATGATCGATGGTCCCTAGAGCCGGGACGGAGCCGCGTCCAGGAGTTCGGGGAAGCCCGACGCCGGGGCCGATACCCGCGGTGCCCTCGTGAGCTCCTCTCAAAACGAAGCAAGACAAGACTGAAGATCTTTGTTCCTCCGCAGGACGCGGATCAAACTGTCAGCGCCGTGGCCTCTTGCTTCCGCTCCCGCGGTCACTAG